aagtgtcaacccggtcggtcaaatttctgaaagatgagtttatctatagatacacctgttgagccactcgtgatcgactagttgtgctttcagagattgtgaggggttcaagagcgctccctgtctgtggaaatTTCAAATTGTCGCaaaatgagaacatttttttcacgagccatcccaggtgcactaccccggcttcaggtatgtggtctgagtatcacagacccgtccgtcgctttgtgtcctctctctctgtaaagataggtGAGCAGCGCAGCTGGTAGTGTAGCagtttcagttcattttagtggacccgctctgctgtgggctgggacgcgttgcatccgtgcgtaGACCACCGATAAAGAGCGGCGaacagccacctctaaactctgtcagagacccaaatgggcctctgtgtctgtcagacgggcTGAGTGAGCTACTACCATATcggcggagcaatgacatgcacagcagactataatacaactctccaaatctcgtacaacagatgggaggagttatattttgaatatgcacaaaattgtaaacatgagcagaaatctgatgaaacacatcttagctatactatactatatatacagtactgcaacgttgggccactattgtgcatctCTAACCTCtttgcatctctaaatgtaactgtaaataattatttgatgttttataaaatgaacaaatagtctttattttccccaaaacgtaaatacagtaagtggggcacagaggatgagggccaaacattactgaacattggcacaaaagttaaaggaatagaatttatgtaaatcaggggttctcattctttagaatttcagtggtcttagttgatccctcaacattaatttaactttgggtcactggtccctacaccagggacccctggacctgttcaccacagacccaaatcttcttagctgttgctgacatatgctactgtctcttcatgtggttcattatgtttggcacattgtcggggtcagttcttatatcataagaagttaataatgtaaatgctaaatgccctaaaacctgttgatactacaacaatgcaaaggttcttaaccctacagttttgcacatatcatgtaagacttgatctctccattttttgcaaaaaaactctcccgaaagtgccatttaacagggctgccaactctcacgcattggccgtgagacacacgcatttgactggtttcacacgctcacacgcctcACCCCCGATTCCTCAAGCTGAAGTGTCAGCCCGTTctgtcaaatttctgaaagataagtttatctatagatctacctgttgagccactcgtgatcgactagttatGCTTTCATagactgtgaggggttcaagagcgctgcctgtctgtggaagtttcgaattgtcgcaaactgagaatttttttttacgattcatcccaggtgcatttccctggcttcaggtatgtgctctgagtatcacagaccgttcgtcgcttcgtgaccactctGTCTGTgaaaatagaggtgagcagcgctgCTAATGTcgcaacttcagttcatgttagtggactcgctctgacgtgggcagtgacgcgttgcatccgtgtagACCTCCGATgatgagcagcgtacagcctcctGTACGCTGGAGACCCGAActggcctctgtgtctgtcagacggtctgagtgaGATATTAACATaccagcggagcaatgacatgcacagcagactatattacaactctcaaaatctcggacaacagagatgggaggagttatattttgaatgtgcacaaagttgtaaacatgaccaaaaatctgatgaaagacatctgagctatactatactatatatacaaaactatatatactatactatatatatactatactgcaacgttgggccactattgtgcttctctaacctcggtgcatctctaaatgaaactgtaaataattaatttaatgttttataaaatgaacaaatagtctttattttcccaagtagtaaatacagtaagtggggcacagaggatgagggccaatcatgactgaaccttggcacaaaggttaaaggataagaatctatgtaactcaatggttcttattctttagaatttcagtggtcttagttaatccctcaacattaatttaactttgggcccctggtccctacaccaggcagggacccctggaccggttcaccacagacccaaatcttctcagctgttgctgagatatgcttctgtctcttcatgtggctcattatgtttggcacattgggtcagttcttatatcataagaagttaataatgtaaataatgtaaatgctaaatgccttaatacctgttgatactacaacaacacaaaggttcttaaccctacagttttgcacatatcatgtaagacttgatatctccattttttgcaaaaaaacttttcagaaagtgccatttaatggtttatttttcaatttcttttcctgggggggcatacccccagacccccctagggggAGCCCCATCCCTCCACATATGACAAGTCCCAATTTAATCTCTGAAGGATAAAGACCAAAAGAAACtgctttgtacacggcaaaatatgggttggcccccccaaatctcactccaaggttttggttccccaaagttggcagccctgatttaatggtttattttgtcaaaattcTTTCCTGGGgcggcatacccccagacccccctagggagagccccatcccccactAGAATGAGGGGAATGGGGTAACTAACTGATGATTAGTCAGTGTGAGGTAAGAGCTGATTTTGTACCCTAAGTCTAGGCCTGTTGTTCTAACTATATTATAATACCAAGACATATTTTAAGAGATTAGTGTGACAGACTTATTGGTTCTGGTTGTTCTGGTAGCGtaatatatcaataataatacggctgcttgattatggaaaaaatataatcacgattatttgggTCTATATTGAAATTACAATTGTTTaacacgattatttgttgacttctggaaagatgttggaaatattgaaatttaaaagagaaaataagagtttactttcAAAACATAATGAACTAAATAATGGTTTTTCTTGATTAGTCTGTTTTTAGGAACATAGGGagccaaaatcataatcacgattcaTTGCACAGCCCTCGTACAGCTActatttgcttgtgtgtgtgttatgtgtgttatgtCTAATATTACATGAATGATGTTAAATTCCCCAAGTGTCATTATCTAATGATCCTGTTTCATTCATAGATTACTTTTGAGAACAGCTCACCAATTGAAATAGCTGTGGCTGAGTGCTCCTGTGTGGCTGGAACTGCTCTCTGCAACCACAGTGTTGCACTCCTGTATCAGACCACCAAGTACTCTATGCTGCAACTCCTGAAGCGGGGGACTGAataagtccacaggtacaaattagttttgcaccaaatgtatcgcaagaagtgttgcaaaactcgagagcgcagactcgccgctgtgcGATGctagagagcacactgcagcgacagattcgagaggttgtaGTCATTGAGTTGtagttgtactggaaaagtgactcaagtaaaaaaaacacgaggttagatttttttcacaagctctcaaatcatattctacaagtgctcacatcgcatctacgacTACAGaatttttttacaagctctcaagtcatattttacaagtgctcacatcacatccgcgctctcaagtcatattttacagtgctcacatcacatctacgcgctctcacttttgcacctgcgctctcaagtcatattttacaagtgctcacatcacatccgtgctctcaagtcatattttacaagtgctcataTCACATCTGCgctctctcacttttgcaccatatttaccttcatagtgcgattttgttgtttttgcagagGAGGACCTTCTTGTACAAAGAATTTATGAGGATGCGGAGGTTGCTAAGGTTATAAGGGAAAGGGGGGATTGATCTAATCTTTAAAATCAATGGTTCATTTAATCAGTTCTGTTTCAATCAGttgatgaatgtttttgttctagttttatttttcatctttacaaATCTATACAAAGCCTGGACTAACATTAGGCTCAGTAATTAAGCTTGtatgttgtggttttattgttCAGATTAACACCGCTATACAAGCACAGTCTGATGTGGTTGTGGTGGTGATCATCAGGGTTCTAAATTAACACCCGCCAAATGCGGGTTAAAATTataagttaattaattaattataaatttTGGCGGGTGTTCCTAAAAACTTACTAGCCAGTTTGGCCGGTGATGCGAGGGCATTACATGCATGATACACAAGGCTCTGTTCACGGCTTGGCTCTCCCCTGGCAGTGCTTCCTACATTTCCCAAGAACACTGTGCTGTAGTGCTGCGTGATGACGTTTCATACGCCCATTGGCTGCCTGCAGTTTGCAATCAAACCAGCGCGAGAAACCATGGAAACGAACAGAGCCAGAGCAGGGAGCACAGACTGAAAGAGGAGggagttagctagctagtaaagTAAAGTCAAAAGTTAAGATTAGCNNNNNNNNNNNNNNNNNNNNNNNNNNNNNNNNNNNNNNNNNNNNNNNNNNNNNNNNNNNNNNNNNNNNNNNNNNNNNNNNNNNNNNNNNNNNNNNNNNNNGGAGCTCCACATGAAGGCTTTGATGCCAACCAGAGTAGGTGGAACCCGGTGGCTACCACATCTCTTCAAAGCACTTGAGCACTTGAGGTCTGAGACCATTTTCTCAGGGGATATGCTGGCATTGTACGCCACTTGGAGAAGGTATGTTAATTCATAGCCTACTAAAACCAGCAGTGTATATTTAGGATTATTTaatgtttgctttattttctgttactCAGTTGTAAATGCTGTCTGATATAATGCAGTTGTTTTGCTTGTAGTCCCAGGAGGCCATGAACGTCAATGCTGTTCTGAGGGCAAAAACCAAGGGGTTCCTCAACATAGGCAAGGATGGTGGAGTGCTCAGGTTTTGCTGCCTTCTCCATGACACCATCTATCAACTGAGCAACCTCTCCAAGTCACTGCAGAGGTCAGTGTCAACCGTGGCTGAAGCTCAGAGTTGCCTTTCCTCCACTCAGGCTGTCATAGAAAAGTACAAGTCAAGGTATGTATCATAGTATATCCTACAATTTATGATTAGATTTTAggttgtgttggtgtgttttcacctcagtataaataaaaagacacccATCAATCTATCTCTGCACAACTGTAGACCTGGGCCTAAGCTGAGAGCAGTGCTGGACACAGACACCTATGAGGGAGTCCACCTGAGGCCTACTGATGCCGACCGGCATGACAAGGCAAAGAATGAGCTAATCGATTCTCTGTGCCGGTGCATCACTGCTAGATTTAGTGATGTGAACAGTGGTGTCCTGCAGGCCATGCGGCTGACCAGTTTCCAGTACTGGCCAGAGGCAGACACAAGTTCAGGTTAACAATTCAAAAGTAATGAACAcatctttacacattttatgttttaagacaACTGCTTAACTATATattgttttcccttttgttcTCAGATTTTGGTGATGAAGAGGTAAACAAACTCATCAGTCACTTCCGACCTCTTTTCCTGTCTGCTGGAGTGGATGTGGAGTTGATCCCTGATCAATGGACAATTCTCAAGACTGAACTTTACACAGCAGGATTCAGCCAAGGTACTTGGAGAATGTTTGAGAAAATCTCATACTAATGAACCTAATCAGTAACATTTTTGAACAAGTGTTTGAAAAGTTCCCaagctttaaagaaatgtctaATATTGTgagacagtttttattttgtttatcagGAATCAGAGTAAATGTCATTTGTTAAAGACACAATCCAAATTTGATGCCATATTTTAATAACTAAAGGTGCATAATGCACATTGTCTGTCTCACACTGCTACAGGAAACTTTGAGCAGACCTGGCCTACTGTGAACAGAATGCTGCGCCATCGATGTCTTGATGTCCTTGATCTTTTTGATGCTCTCCTGACAATCCCTGCAACTACAGCTGACTGTGAAAGAGGGTTCAGTGTTATGAAGCAGGTAAAGAGTGACTGGCGCTCCCGCCTAAAAGGTAAAACCATCTCTGACCTCCTTAAAACCCAGTTGTGCTCACCTGACATCAAAGACTTTGATCCAACCAAAGCCATTGAGATCTGGCATGCTGACAGTTTGCGCTCACGCAGACCTGACTTTGTGCGCAAACATGGACCAAAAGAAACAGAGGGTGGCTCAGATTCTGATGGCACCACCTCTGAAGAAGAAGAGCTCTGAAGACATATGtttcgatagatagatagatagataaaccCCAAacttgtaataaaatgtttgatctttctgtgtttattttgttgtatgtatTGTACTTTATGTAGTTTTAATGCCAACAATGTTAACTAGAACTgtacgcagtttcaacggggtccaagcctcccctcgccagtcgtccccagcgacccggggaAATGTTCTATGTTGATTAGANNNNNNNNNNNNNNNNNNNNNNNNNNNNNNNNNNNNNNNNNNNNNNNNNNNNNNNNNNNNNNNNNNNNNNNNNNNNNNNNNNNNNNNNNNNNNNNNNNNNacgaaaacaatagggttccacagccctgctgtgtgaaccgcgtatcgcttgcgattaccgcggtgcacgcatcctcggtcttggacccctaataaaattaacaaatgcATTCAGTGCCACTCATAATTTCTCTTATTTTCAACGGACGAAAATTGGCTAGTGAgagttctgattggctggtaactttaggatgtcaaaaaagttaatttagaaCCCTGGTGATCATGTTTACAAATCTATACAAAGCCTGAAGTGATAATTGTTTAATGTTGAGATTTCATTGTTCGGTTTAACAAATCTCTACAAAACTAGAGCTAATGCAGGCCAACAATTGACATTTTGTACCTATTGAAATGAGAGCCTGAGTGTTAAAAGCAATGTGGATTATTGATTTTTGGATCAGTGAATAAGTGTTTAATATTTCCTTATTAAATTCTACATGTTCTAATGTCATCTCTGGTTTTCGTTTTCATTTCAGGTCAGTATATCTCatttaaagaaactatttaGTAGTGTGATGTCACTCAAATTGtaaaaactgtaaagatgaaagtattttctgtattgatgattgatgctagtgtttttactcgGTGttctgactgactgtgtgtgtgttatttcagTGAGAAGTTTTACACTTTTGGCTTAACTTTTTAGTTAGATGTAGTTAactcaaaaaaacatacagggACAATAACAAATTTAAACAGTTTGTGTCTGATTTTAGAGTTACATTAGGCCTCTATGCACATCATGATAGATTTGTTACCTACCGAT
The Etheostoma cragini isolate CJK2018 chromosome 4, CSU_Ecrag_1.0, whole genome shotgun sequence genome window above contains:
- the LOC117943444 gene encoding zinc finger protein 862-like: MNVNAVLRAKTKGFLNIGKDGGVLRFCCLLHDTIYQLSNLSKSLQRSVSTVAEAQSCLSSTQAVIEKYKSRPGPKLRAVLDTDTYEGVHLRPTDADRHDKAKNELIDSLCRCITARFSDVNSGVLQAMRLTSFQYWPEADTSSDFGDEEVNKLISHFRPLFLSAGVDVELIPDQWTILKTELYTAGFSQGNFEQTWPTVNRMLRHRCLDVLDLFDALLTIPATTADCERGFSVMKQVKSDWRSRLKGKTISDLLKTQLCSPDIKDFDPTKAIEIWHADSLRSRRPDFVRKHGPKETEGGSDSDGTTSEEEEL